The genomic window AGAAGATTATTACAAATTTACAATCGATAATAACTGTTGAATCTTATTTCACTGAAATTAGATCCCTTTCCCGTTCTGTTCTGTGGTGTGTGTGACTGTACTATATAAGAGGCGTCTTCTTCCTACTCCTTTCAACAAACAACTCCAACTCCTCCTCTTTCCTTTCAATTCGGTGGCGTTCCAATCGCATCACGTTCATTCAGATCAGATCTCTTTCTTCAACTTCACGTTACAACCTAATTTCTGGTACGCCCCGTTTCCCTCACATTCTTCTCTGTCTATTTCTCTCCATCTCCCCCCTATTTTCCCGCTGTTTTTTCTGTGGCGTTTGAAATTCCCGGCAATTTGTTTATTTTACTCAGATTTGTTTCTGCGGGCGAGTGCGTGTGATTGTTGAATTGGAGCTGCTGGAAATGGCGGGTGAATCGCAGAATTGGGTGCTGATGGTGACTGCTCAGACACCAACCAACATTGCTGTGATCAAGTATTGGGGGAAGAGGGATGAAACCCTAATCTTACCGGTCAATGATAGCATCAGCGTCACTCTTGATCCCAGTCACCTCTGCACCACCACCACTGTTGCTGTGAGCCCCAGCTTCCAGAAAGATCGTATGTGGCTCAATGGCAAGGTAAAATTTGTTTCTAATGTTTGATTGGTTTTTATCATCGTGTTTGTACTCCACCTTTGTTTTCTGTTTAAATGTGTAATGGCGGTATAGGGAATTAACACATGCATGTTCATGTAATAAAAATGACTTTTTTGGTTAAAATGGGAGGAATAAATATGTATTTGTAACGTAGTAGATGAAGAAGTAATGCTGCGATTTACAGTTAACATTATGCACTCTAGACCTTTTGGTCATGTAGGATCTCGGATACCGTGTCATGAATCATTTCTTCTAAAAATTTAAGTCGTTATGTAGGTAGAGGcatatgaattattatatatctaAGAACTGGTGTAATTATTTGATCCTTGAGGTCATGTTCCACTGCTTTGCTTGTCACTTTCAGACTCCTACAGGCTTTAGAGAATTGGCAATAACCGTGTATACAAAGAATTGTGTCGTCTGTCTTATTTAATCGTTTTGTTTAAAAAGAATAATTGGAAAGAAAAAGAGAGGACAAAAACACACGTATATAAATTAAGAAGTGGCAACAAAGGAGTGTTTTGGATGTGCCAAGATGTGAGTGTTGATAGTTGTCattctttctttcaaattttgATTCGTGGAATTTGATTTTGCTGGTTAGTGTAGGAGATTGCTCTTTCTGGTGGAAGGTTCCAGAGCTGTTTAAGGGAGCTCCGAAAGCGTGCTTGTGATGTTGAGGATAAGAAAAAGGGTATTAAGATCTCGAAAGAGGATTGGAGCAAATTGCACTTACACATTGCTTCATACAACAACTTCCCAACTGCAGCTGGACTGGCTTCGTCAGCTGCGGGTCTTGCATGTCTTGGTAATACACATGTTTTtaagttctaacaaaccctaaTGCACCTTCATTTTAATATAAGTGGGTGGTTTTCCATAACAACTTCCATTTTCTGTTATTAGTTTATTCCATTGGGAAGCTAATGAATGTCAAAGAAGATGAAAGTCAGCTATCAGCTATTGCAAGgtattcttttattatttatgactTTAAATATGCAAGGTGTTGTGTTTTGGTTTGGACACCCTGCACTTTGATTTGTCCTGGCAATCATGGAAACTGTTATTATATACAGGCAAGGATCAGGTAGTGCTTGTCGCAGCTTATTTGGGGGGTTCGTGAAGTGGATAATGGGAAAAGTAAGTTTTGAGTCCATTTTATCGTTTATGTTACACACAGCCTTGTTACTTGAGAATTGATGTGTCATTTCTGCTCCTTTCAAACATGTAGGAGGAAGATGGAAGTGATAGTCTTGCAGTTCAACTTGCTGATGAAAAACACTGGGATGAtcttgttattattattgctGTCGTATGTGTCTACTTCCACTCTCTGTTATTGATATTGCCCAAAATTTGTACTTACTAGTTCCCCATTATTTACTAGTTTCTACTTTCTACAGTCATAATATTCTCAATACTATTATTTGGCTGCAATTGTTATCATATTGATTGTTTGTAGATTTTATATTTGATATTTTACTAACCTACATGAATCTAGgatgtaataataataacaacactAAATTTAGTAATATTGTGATACAATTTCCGAGATTTGCTTCCCAATGTGTTGAAATTTGAAGAGATGGCTTAACACTAGAATACCACCAAAGCCACCTTTCAACTTTCCCATGAGTGCTGTTCTTCAGTTCTGCCAAACATGGCATGACACCTATGTCTATTATAACAAAGGTTTTAAGACTCGGATACAGAGGGGTTTTAATCCTTTAGGTTGTGGAATGTGCTGGTGGTTAAGTAACATCTGTGAAGGAATTTCCTCATCTCAGAgccattttatttatcttaatagtTAATACTATGTGTTCGTCACATGTCATATTTTTCTCAACTTTCCATCTTATTCATTTATAGGTTAGTTCACGTCAGAAGGAAACCAGTAGCACCTCTGGAATGCGGGAGAGTGTTGAAACAAGTTTGCTTTTACAACATAGAGCAAAGGTACTTCTTTTCACCGCTTCAATTGTAATATTATTGcttcaaaaaataatgataaaaaccTACTATCCAAACATATTTTGTCCACACTAAGACATTAATTTCTAGCACGTCGTTATTTGCTAACAACGGAATTTAGTTTCTGCTGTTTTTCTACCAATTTTGAAGCTTAAATGTAAACACTAGTTATTGATTATGAAAGCACAAATAACATTTTTGTGTGCCCCAAATTGGTATTCAATAGGAAATAGTGCCAAAGCGGATACTGCAAATGGAGGAAGCCATTAGGAATCGTGATTTTGCTTCCTTTTCACGGCTGACCTGTACTGATAGCAACCAGTTTCATGCTGTTTGCCTGGATACGTGGCCCCCTATATTTTACATGAATGATACTTCACATAGGTCTGATAATTTTGACTGTTGGATACCCAGGTCTATTTTATCAGAAAACTAGTGTGGCGCACTTAAGTATTGATTATGCTATTACATTTCAGGATAATCAGCATCATTGAAAAGTGGAACCGCTCAGAAGAATCTCCCCAGGTTTGAACTACTTTATTGTTCATATCCAAATTTGTTATAGTTGAAAGTTCTCCTCCATAGGACAAGTTTTATGCACTTTGTTTCACTTTTCCATTGGATCCGACCATACCAATTATTTTGGACAGAATTTATCAGATCCCTGACAAAAAAAAAGGAATTTATCAGATAAAAAATAGTGATCTTTGAATAGTTATTTTCTATTTGATGAGAGAGCGCTACTGCATGAATAAAAAGGAGGAAAAGAGAGAATTGTATGGGCTGATAACTTTTTGCAGTGACATTATGCCTCTGCACCAAAGTCATGCACAAACCCTGCATGCATAATATGTGCAAAAATACATGGCTTTTATGGTTTATTTGTATATACATTGCACCATGCCCCACATAAATAAACATACATTACAAATCTGGAGGTCTGTATTTATGGTGACCGCTTTGACTTGCAGGTAGCTTATACATTTGATGCTGGGCCAAATGCAGTCCTAATTGCGCGTAATAGACAAACTGCTGCCCTTTTACTTCAGAGGCTGTTATACTACTTCCCTCCAACTTCGGGTGACCTCGACAGGTGCTTTCTTAGTTTTATAAGTTGATGCTGTTTTATCATTTTTGTTGATCCTGAGTTCTTGAGATCCCAACAAAACTCTTCATTCCAGTTACATTATTGGCGACAAGTCCATTGCAaaagatgctgggataaatgGAATACAAGATGTGGAAGCTTTGCCACCACCTCCAGAAATTAAAGATAATATTCCATCACAAAAGTTCAAGGGGGATGTTAATTACTTCATATGCACCAGACCTGGGAGGGGACCCGTTTTGCTTTCTGATGAAAGTCAAGCTCTTCTCAACAGTGAGAATGGGCTTCCCAAGTGAGTTCATGGCAAGTATTCTTCACAAGGTGGATCTACTATTCATCAGGCTTCATTTTGTGGCTTTAATAGCCTCAAATATTTTGACGACAGACAGTAGCCGTTCCAGCATGATTTGTTCTTTCCTAGTTGGCAGTTACAGTTTATTTATGTACCTGTAATTCTTGTTTAAATTATAGTTAGGCTATTTTCTTAGAGAAAAATAAGGCTTGTCTCTCTCCTCTATTGGCACCATAAATTCATTTAGCTTGCAAACTAAATCCATCAGCTTTTTTGGTTAAACAATTTCCCTGCTTTTTTGTTATTTTGGTTAAGAGTTTCTTCCTCCCCCCTCTCTTTTCTTCCTTTATTTCCTTTTTTAAACGCACCCTTGATGAAAATGATACCCAAGTACCTTAGAATTTAGAAGTACTGATTATGATCTATGAGTTGATTTAAAACGTCATAAGGGCACGTGTATTTTTGAGAAAAGTAAATATTTTATTGGCCTTCTCTCTGTCATATCCATCGGATGCTTACTTTCAATTTAACATATCTGTAGCACAATATTTGTTAAGTTTACCCGGAAttatctctttttctttattataattttaaaaaagggATAAGGCAAATGCTATATTAAGGATCAATTAGAGAATTACAGGTCTAATACTGATCGGTGTTGATTAAGTATGTATTGaagaaatattttaaaacaactttttatttcttttatccaATGAGTAATGACAAAAAATTATGATGACAACCACCTAGTACAGAAGTAGTGATCCTTGATTGTTGCAGGGCAATGGCTATGGCAATAAGTAAACAGTAAAAGTAACAAAATTTCCATGGTCCACACCACCGCAAGTCATGCCTTGACAAAGCACTTTTCCATCGACACAATGAGTCTCTTCTAAAACTACAAAGTCCTTCCCTCCTTTGAGGACCCTTCACACTATACTATACTCTCACACCTTGTGCTTCCATGGCAAAACCAAAGCTTCACTTGTGGTCCTTTCTCTTCTTCTGCAGCATCTTGCACTGCACACTGTCACTAATCAACCCAGAGGATGAGTTAAGCTGGCTTGCCATGGAATCTGAAGATGTTAACTTGGTGCAAACCCGAAAAAGTTCTTGGAAGAAATGTGACTTTTCAGTTGGAAAATGGGTCTTTGATGAGTCTTACCCTCTCTATGATCCCAACTGTCCCTATCTCAGCACAGCAGTAACTTGTCAAAAGAATGGGAGGCCAGATTCTGACTATGAGAAGTGGAAGTGGAAGCCATTTGGCTGTTCCATCCCAAGGTTTTTATATGTTGTCAAATGATTTGTTAAATGCTTGCATGATCAAGATTGTGATGCATGTTTGGTAGCTAGTACAAAAGATAGGTTATTAAAGCTCAAACTTCAGTTACAAAGTAGAAAACTTAGCATATATTAGTTTGTAAATGAATCCTGCTTATATTGTTTTGCTTGTTAATGTGACATATCCTAAATCCTAACAGGTTTGATGCACTGAGATTTCTTGGAAAAATGAGGAGAAAGAGAATAATGCTGGTTGGTGATTCCATAATGAGAAACCAATGGGAATCTCTTGTTTGTTTAGTTCAAGGAGTTATCCCAACTGGTAGGAAAAAAGTGACCTATAATGGTCCTTCAATGGCTTTCCATGCCATGGTAAGATGATAATCAATAATATTCTCTTTTTTCCATCTAAAATTGAATGACCTCAGTTTTGTTTTTTGCTTACAGGATTTTGAGACATCAATTGAGTTCTTCTGGGCGCCACTCCTGGTAGAACTAAAGAAGggaaatcaaaataaaagagtTTTACATTTGGATATGATTGAAGACAATGCAAGGTACTGGAAAGGAGTTGATGTTCTGGTATTCGATTCGGCT from Arachis ipaensis cultivar K30076 chromosome B09, Araip1.1, whole genome shotgun sequence includes these protein-coding regions:
- the LOC107618762 gene encoding protein trichome birefringence-like 36; the protein is MAKPKLHLWSFLFFCSILHCTLSLINPEDELSWLAMESEDVNLVQTRKSSWKKCDFSVGKWVFDESYPLYDPNCPYLSTAVTCQKNGRPDSDYEKWKWKPFGCSIPRFDALRFLGKMRRKRIMLVGDSIMRNQWESLVCLVQGVIPTGRKKVTYNGPSMAFHAMDFETSIEFFWAPLLVELKKGNQNKRVLHLDMIEDNARYWKGVDVLVFDSAHWWTHSGESSSWDYYMEGNRIITNMNPMVAYHKGLSTWARWVDLNLDPQRTRVFFRSMSPRHNRQNGWKCYNQRQPIQSFSHIHVPEPVVVLQAVLKRMRFPVYLQDITTMTAFRRDGHPSVYRKAISEEMKQKPGTGLSSDCSHWCLPGVPDIWNEMLSALV
- the LOC107618170 gene encoding diphosphomevalonate decarboxylase MVD2, peroxisomal gives rise to the protein MAGESQNWVLMVTAQTPTNIAVIKYWGKRDETLILPVNDSISVTLDPSHLCTTTTVAVSPSFQKDRMWLNGKEIALSGGRFQSCLRELRKRACDVEDKKKGIKISKEDWSKLHLHIASYNNFPTAAGLASSAAGLACLVYSIGKLMNVKEDESQLSAIARQGSGSACRSLFGGFVKWIMGKEEDGSDSLAVQLADEKHWDDLVIIIAVVSSRQKETSSTSGMRESVETSLLLQHRAKEIVPKRILQMEEAIRNRDFASFSRLTCTDSNQFHAVCLDTWPPIFYMNDTSHRIISIIEKWNRSEESPQVAYTFDAGPNAVLIARNRQTAALLLQRLLYYFPPTSGDLDSYIIGDKSIAKDAGINGIQDVEALPPPPEIKDNIPSQKFKGDVNYFICTRPGRGPVLLSDESQALLNSENGLPK